The following nucleotide sequence is from Malania oleifera isolate guangnan ecotype guangnan chromosome 4, ASM2987363v1, whole genome shotgun sequence.
GGAGGTTTTACCCTCattataataatactaaaaattatACATAAACATGATTATCACTGAACCAAGCCCACGGCCTAGTTAAAAATTGAGAACACTAAGAAGCAAAAATGCAGGAACAGCAGCAGTGGCACCAAACTAGAGGAACTGAAAGTACAAGGTTCCATTGTGCTGAGAACAGATTATCTAATTGCAAACAAATTCAAAGTAATGAAAACAAAGGATGCTCCTGAGGGGCAATTTAAAAAGACCTatgaatgtaaaataaatatgatgttcgtttgagaaaataaatattacaaattacATAATTTGAAGATCCCTGCTAGAAAGTAAACAGTACCATACTGCTTATTAGTCAAAAATCAGCTTATTAGTCAAAAATCAGGATGATTTAATCGTTAGAGTGCACATAGGGGCAAACATAAACAACATATTGAGCCATTAAAGGAAAATAATGAGCCACTTCAAGATTCCAACATATGAAGAAAACATGATAGCAAATCTACCTAACAGCCTACTGTCCAAAAAAAAGATATCCAACATTGTATGCTATGGTGATAGGTACAACAAACTGTCATAGCTAGACTCCTAAATTAAAAACACAAAGAGAACATCTAACCAGAAAATTCTATGCCATAAAAGAAGATGAAGCATTCATTGTCTCACCAGAACCCTAATTCATTGAAGATTTAATGGCTTTTAAGATCAGTTTTGCCTGCTCCTGGATCAACTCCACCCGCCTTAAGAAATGTTCAACCTCAGCCACTTGAAAATTCTTCCACTGCTCCTCCAGCTTCGACTTCTCGGCAGCCCCTATTATCTGTAATCCCCGTTTAATCACATCTTCCCGCAAACCACATGTACTCAGAGTTTTTTCCAACTGAATTGACTCGCCCAGGCATTCAGATGGACCCAAGTTGTCATTGTGTTCATGCGGCTGATCACCAGTTTTTGAACTCTTCAATTTCCCGTTTGACTTGTTCTGCTTATTCTGCTTCTCAACTCCCTCCCTCACGATTGGACCATTACTTTCACCACCCCATACCTTCTTCGACAAGTCAAAAGCCCTATGTTGATGGGGCTTCCATTGAGTCTTGTCCTGACCCACTTTATCTTTTTCCACATTGACTTCGTACTTCTTCTTTAACCTGCGAATTTTATCAGCCAATTGGCCCCTCGTAGCATCAACGTGAAGAGATTTCTTTATGAAAGCATGGAAGGCATTCATGTCGGCGGATGGATCTGCCCCTTTCTTGGACTTGTACTCAATCACACCCTTCAAAATTGCAATCTCATCATCCTCACTCCACA
It contains:
- the LOC131152740 gene encoding probable transcription factor At1g61730, which encodes MAQSHLPESDPQISSSDEESEEENGQEGEEGESEDESEKEKATSTPPSKLTVDKKSSSKTPDSVPSSKLQSSSPVSGSESGSESGTEPDSDSESDAPPEKVHRPPAVDSNVKPLALKSVDTSNTKKPRSKLGAANTASKSSAAAKRPAENDRDGKDTKRMKKGSDSGVGNVEDDAGKKSADDSKKPLFKRLWSEDDEIAILKGVIEYKSKKGADPSADMNAFHAFIKKSLHVDATRGQLADKIRRLKKKYEVNVEKDKVGQDKTQWKPHQHRAFDLSKKVWGGESNGPIVREGVEKQNKQNKSNGKLKSSKTGDQPHEHNDNLGPSECLGESIQLEKTLSTCGLREDVIKRGLQIIGAAEKSKLEEQWKNFQVAEVEHFLRRVELIQEQAKLILKAIKSSMN